The genomic region AGGTTTACCCTTCTTCACTGTGGCTACAAACATATCACCTACACCAGCAGCTGGCAGACGATTCAAACGACCGCGAATGCCATGTACAGCAATTACAAACAGATTCTTTGCACCTAAagtacaatttaaaaattaatgagatTTAAACACAGAATAAATAAAGGGTATCGAACCTGTGTTATCAGCGCAATTCATCACGGCGCCCACTGGCAGACCAAGTGAGATGCGGAATTTTCCACCCGCGGTACCACCACGTCCTAAAACACACAATTGAAATATTGATTACTAGACATTCTTAcacatttttctaacaaatatacacattaataaaacaaataactcGGTTAAATTCCACGATTTTTCCCGATTATTTTTACCTCTCTTCGACATTTTGCTGCTTGCTCGGTAAGAAAAGGAAGTAAAAGAAAGAGAGCGGGCAATTGGCAAGCAATGCTGCCAACTGTCAACTCTGACATTTTACAAAAAGACCAATAGCACACATTCAATCCGAATAATTATACGGCATTGGCAGCCAAATGTGGATGCTATTGCATTATATCGACTCAGCCATGATACAATTATAGAAGGTTGTATAGAAAGAAATGTTCTTATCCACAATGTGTTTTTTGTATATCTGctgcattttatatttacatattgacgAATTTGTGTTATTTAAAATCTATTCGTGTTGAGTTATCACTCATAAAACGTATTTTAGTAATAATGGTTGaaatctttgaaatttttgtatttgaatcataaaaacaaaacgaaactgctgattttgaaattatgaatccaattacttttgaaaaattgtagtTTTTGGGCTTTGACAAACTCTTAGAATATCATTTACGggaatatatttcatttttaccaTCTCAATATTAGTTgataatattgtataaataatttacaatttacatacagcaaacccaaaaaaattaaaaccaatttAGGTTAAAGTGGAAATCAGTTTCTTTCCGTTTTCAGATTTTTTGTTCTTAGCGCCGTTAACTCAATGTCTGGTTAAGGGCATAACCAGAACTTTATCagcaaaatgttgaaaaatggtCTTCTCAATATCTGGTTAGCAGCGATCTGTCAGTTAAATCCTTTATCGAAAGAAGAAGTCTTGTTTAGTTTTTAATCAAGCTGTGTAAAGTCTATAAGTAGGGCAGACGGGGATTTTTGTGCTATAAATAGCTAGAATCAACTAGACAGCGAAATTCCTAGTTGCCGGATTGTTCGAATGATGGATAAATGGTAAAAGATTTACCATATAAGGCAGCCGaattgtgtatgtatttgtgggAAATACTGGTTTtagcacgaaaacttgtgttttcgtccatgtaaaatctttcaaacgaaaacacagttttcgctgaaaactacttgaaaacttacattccactcaatataatcggtgcctgctctagtttaatcgatgtttttggaagacatattttgccggccctaaattgtcacttgtcatttgtttacattccatatacaaaaacagctgtcgcttgatattctcatattagggggattctgtTGCTCtggcaaaaccttgcacggtgcaggaATTGCAAagatttcctcttggtgcaacggcacaacaacaaacacacgcagaaaatgatttgcaatggctataaatatgtcagacgaAAACCCACTTTTTTTTtagtgccgtcatatatcactagattctgaaatgggtgctctcttggcgttgcatatttcggtatgggacttttgcattttgtgtcatcgtgcaatcttacAAGAGCAAGATAATGCCGCTATTgctagttgtcagtgaaaactcatcgaaaacacacattgtcggtccgaacgacttagattccacaacatataaatgtgttttcacaatgttttcaatgtcggtccgaacatagtactAGTTATATCAAATTGTTTACCTGGTAACTCTCTCTTGTGTTCGATCACTTGATTGTTAGATAAACCTCTCAACTTTATGGCACttatctttatttctttatCAAACAATTTAATGCTTTATTACTCATCatcttataccatgttcagaccggcACTTAGTCACAAGATGACGGTTCTTAATCTCGTCTTTGAGATGATTTGAATCTAATGTACGCGAAAACTCACTGTGCGACTCTGACTCtctacttgtcagcattggCAATCAtcacattatcacagctgatttaggacctagaaagagaaaaatatgtaaaaaaaacaaatgaattaaaCGCAATGAATCTGAATTcacatgaaaatcgacttccaaaataaaaaaattcgtccattatttccattatatggaaaatatttaaaaaaaaagacggcttttattatataaaaatgttttcttttaataaatattaagtgatgtgaattcttgaacgGCAGAAACATCTGTTTTATCAGGAACTTGATATATTAAGTaaaagacaatttttgagacttgagacgattttgctattctgtaagtgacattCACACAATCTttaacatttcattattcagagatgttcttacgcttgaatgaaaattttgtatttgagttgcttacaatatataaaaaaacgacaatcgattaatatctatgatgatctctttTCAGTATATTCCAAATGGCTTTTCAGTTTTGTGAACTGCTAACTATGAGGTCTCAAATTTgaagcaatattttgagactaacgctagagactgtttagtgaatagcaattggtcacaaattgagactttacctgaAAATGTCTCTaatagagactggttacagaatcccgctattactTGACTACAGCTCAAGAAATGAGAATTGTTTTCTTGAGCTTTTACTTAAGAGCTGGAAACTAACCTTCAAGTAGaagttataaaatctatttaaaacttacctttctCAACGATTTAACGGCGTaaaatgtctttatgtaaaatgacagctaaaaccgGGTTGCAATTAcatttttacgtgtcattgcacgaaaataaacatgagTTTGGTcagacatattttacagccattgcaaataattttcggcgtgtgtttgttgttacgCCGTTTCACCAAGTTGTAAATTCTGCAATTCATGCActgtgcaagggttttgcaagagcaagagaatacccctaatatgtTCAAACTAGAGTTCGCAAACCATCGGTAGTTGGAATCATCGATTGTGAGCAATAGTATGATCACTTACCATCGATAGTATGAATTCTTCTTCATCCAaaggaaataaatgaaatttaaatttaagttattaCGAATACTACAGCAAAAAATGGTTTCCATTCCATAAAATTGgcatattaacatatttttgattttaggcACCTTCGCGGGTCTATAATCCGCTTCCCACACTTGCTAAAAATACGCTCCGATTTCACAGATGTTGCTGGAATACACAAGTATTTAGGCGCACAATAAtttattgcattaaatttatCGCCTGAAATCTAAAAGTAGAATTGGTCAGATCTTAGAATGTATACCttcttaattataattatacctTTCAATAAAGAAGTGAATCAGCACTAtcttaatgttggctcttttaTAATATTGCCTCAGCATTATTATGCTATCTGAACGTAAAGTTTTTACTTTTCCCGTCACGCGCATGTAAACAAGCGAAGATGAACTGGAACTATCAATCATGGTGCAGTCCGCACTGTGAATTGTTTTCACACGTAAAGACGCTACTTCCTGCTCTAAACAAATAACAGATTGTTGTGTATTCGTCTCAGATTCGGAACCTTCATTTTTGAAACGAGGGTCGAGTAATGCACCCATCCGCGATGGTGTTCTCGCTAATTGTGGTAAGTTAACAGAtgttcaccacagaaaaatgtTAGGTGCATTGAAGCAAccgtaatttatattattttttatgaaagtaACATATTTACCGTATTTATACTATAAAGTtattgcaaattcaaaaaataatctattaaaatatttaaaaacttagcttggaaccaaataataatatggtAGTTCTTGTAAAGAGTcgttcataaaatatatatatatattcatcaCTAAATACTGAAAAACTGAGACAGCTTTACATTTCTACACAAAcactaatatattatataaaacgtGTATGCAGTTTgtgattaaaacaaattatacttaaaatataaGAAACATGGGTTCAATAATTATCTTTTATCAAACATAATTTCCAATTTGTCCATAAATAggttaactaaaaaatatacagcatatttatctacatatatcaagaaggtataattaaatttttagataaCAGCATTAAACTTCAATCTATAACCAGAATTGAAAATAGGATTTATAAGTGTATGtacaagtaataataataataagacaaTGAGCATTGCTAACCTCTGTCAAATACATTGTCATTAAAGTTGGCTATGCTTTTATGTGGGCATATACtataatgaaatcaaataatCATTAATAAATGTTTCCGCTCCAAATTTTCTGTGAAAACAGTTAATTGCAAATACAGGTGGAAACAATATTGCTAGCAATACAGATTTTTAGAAATCCGAAATTTTTTGTGGAAACGCTCGATTACATGAAGAGGTAGCACTGAAAAATATCGGTTATTGCTTAATATGTTTATCTCATCTCAATTGTTTACAGTTAAGTGTTGTTTCTTGGTTTAAAGTGCTTAATTTTTTGACTGTGCCTAAGTTATTTGTACATAAAAATAGGATAATGGAAATTGGATATTTACAAGAagtaaaagcaataattaaatCG from Bactrocera tryoni isolate S06 chromosome 3, CSIRO_BtryS06_freeze2, whole genome shotgun sequence harbors:
- the LOC120771113 gene encoding 60S ribosomal protein L23 yields the protein MSKRGRGGTAGGKFRISLGLPVGAVMNCADNTGAKNLFVIAVHGIRGRLNRLPAAGVGDMFVATVKKGKPELRKKVMPAVVIRQRKPFRRRDGVFIYFEDNAGVIVNNKGEMKGSAITGPVAKECADLWPRIASNASSIA